The nucleotide sequence ACGTCAGCGACCCGCTGATGCTCAACGCGATCTCGCTGGCCACCCCGTTCCTGGCCTACCTGCTCGGGGAGGAGGTGCACGTCTCCGGGGTGCTGGCCGTGGTCATCGCCGGCCTGGTGGTCGGGCACGACACGCCGCGGCTGGTGTCCGGGGCGAGCCGGCTGCAGACCAGCGCGGTGTGGCGGCTGGTGGACTTCCTGCTGGAGGGGGCGGTCTTCCTGCTCATCGGCATGCAGCTGCCGCTGATCGTCCGCGACCTCAACCAGTACCCGGTGTCCACCATCGTCGGGGCGTCGGTGGTGACCGTGGCGCTGGTGCTGCTGATCCGGCCAGCCTGGCTGGTGCTCACCCAGTGGCTGCCCCGACGGCTGCGCACCCGCCTCGGGGGCAGCGGTAGCGGCGGCGAGCAGCGCCTCGGGGGCCGCGAGGTGCTGGTGCTCAGCTGGGCGGGCACCCGTGGCGTGATCACCCTGGCCGCGATCTTCTCCCTGCCGCTGCTCACCCAGGCGGGTGAGCCGTTCCCCGACCGCAGCCTGCTGCTGTTCTGCGCGTACCTGGTGGTGCTGGTGACGCTGGTCGGCCAGGGCGTCACCTTCGCCCCGCTGGTGCGGCTGACGGGGCTGCGGGCTGACGTCACCGGCGCGGCGCTGCTGCGCAACGAGGCGCGGGCCGCGGCTGCCCAGGCGGGCCTGGTCCGGCTGAACCAGCTGGACGCCGACGACCAGGTTCCCGCCGACATCATGGAGGGGTCCCGGGCGAACCTGCGGCGACGACTGGCGCGCTACCGCAAGCGGGTGGACCTGCTGGAGTCA is from Rhodococcus sp. X156 and encodes:
- a CDS encoding Na+/H+ antiporter, which encodes MTHVLVYLLVAVAVIVLAEVVADRSGLPVAALLTVSGLIYAALPGPNLELDPEVVLTFLLPPLLYSAALNSSLSAIRTNLRAVISLSVVLVLVTALLVGVGVSLVVPGLGLAAAVALGAAVAPPDPVAALSIGRKAGLPPRLITLIEGEGLLNDATALTTFAVAVTAATTGGFSYGSATVDFLAAAAGGVFVGVSVALLVRLLRRYVSDPLMLNAISLATPFLAYLLGEEVHVSGVLAVVIAGLVVGHDTPRLVSGASRLQTSAVWRLVDFLLEGAVFLLIGMQLPLIVRDLNQYPVSTIVGASVVTVALVLLIRPAWLVLTQWLPRRLRTRLGGSGSGGEQRLGGREVLVLSWAGTRGVITLAAIFSLPLLTQAGEPFPDRSLLLFCAYLVVLVTLVGQGVTFAPLVRLTGLRADVTGAALLRNEARAAAAQAGLVRLNQLDADDQVPADIMEGSRANLRRRLARYRKRVDLLESAEDGELPISPAYEAGLRARRAVIDAQRAEILRWRDAGRLSDLDLRALQRELDHEEDILPHRDR